The proteins below come from a single Parageobacillus thermoglucosidasius genomic window:
- the clpP gene encoding ATP-dependent Clp endopeptidase proteolytic subunit ClpP, which produces MNLIPTVIEQTSRGERAYDIYSRLLKDRIIILGSPIDDQVANSIVSQLLFLAAEDPEKDISLYINSPGGSITAGLAIYDTMQFIKPDVSTICIGMAASMGAFLLAAGAKGKRFALPNSEIMIHQPLGGAQGQATEIEIAAKRILFLRDKLNRILSENTGQPIDVIERDTDRDNFMTAQKAQEYGIIDRVLTRVDEK; this is translated from the coding sequence ATGAATTTAATCCCTACAGTTATTGAGCAAACAAGCCGCGGGGAACGTGCGTATGACATTTATTCTCGTTTATTGAAAGACCGCATTATCATTCTTGGCAGTCCTATTGACGATCAAGTGGCAAACTCGATCGTTTCTCAATTGCTATTTTTAGCGGCAGAAGATCCGGAGAAAGACATTTCGCTTTATATTAACAGCCCAGGTGGATCGATTACTGCCGGCTTGGCGATTTATGACACGATGCAATTTATTAAGCCGGACGTTTCGACGATCTGCATCGGCATGGCCGCTTCGATGGGGGCATTTTTGCTTGCTGCCGGGGCAAAAGGAAAACGGTTTGCCTTGCCAAACAGCGAAATTATGATCCACCAACCGCTTGGCGGCGCGCAAGGCCAGGCGACAGAAATTGAAATTGCCGCAAAACGAATCCTTTTCTTGCGCGATAAGTTAAACCGCATTCTTTCGGAAAATACCGGCCAGCCAATCGACGTGATTGAACGTGATACAGACCGCGATAACTTCATGACAGCGCAAAAAGCGCAAGAATATGGAATTATCGACCGCGTGTTAACGCGCGTTGATGAAAAATAA
- a CDS encoding gluconeogenesis factor YvcK family protein, which yields MNAKSQPKIVIIGGGTGLPVLLRGLKQYAVDITAIVTVADDGGSSGRLRDELQIPPPGDVRNVLAALSDVEPLVIELFQHRFQNGNGLSGHSLGNLILAALTSITGDFVKAIREMSKVLKVHGQVLPAANKSVVLHAEMEDGAIVSGESKIPYSGKRIKKVFLTPENVEPLPETIDAIRSADLIVIGPGSLYTSILPNLLVPKIGQEVCRAKAKKVYICNVMTQAGETLHYTVSDHVKALHDHMGCLFLDVVVVNNGHIPEEIQRRYAEELAEPVKDDGDRLAELGIEVIRDNIVSYEDRVIRHDTKKVASLLISLITAPPSSQWHE from the coding sequence ATGAATGCGAAAAGTCAACCAAAGATTGTCATCATCGGCGGCGGGACAGGGCTCCCTGTCTTGTTGCGCGGCTTGAAGCAGTATGCCGTTGATATTACGGCTATTGTCACTGTTGCTGATGATGGCGGCAGCTCAGGAAGATTACGCGATGAATTGCAAATTCCGCCGCCAGGAGATGTGCGCAACGTATTGGCGGCGCTGTCAGATGTCGAACCGCTTGTAATCGAGTTGTTTCAGCACCGGTTTCAAAACGGCAACGGCTTGTCAGGACATTCGCTAGGGAATTTAATTTTGGCGGCGTTGACGTCAATTACCGGCGATTTCGTGAAAGCGATCCGCGAGATGAGCAAAGTATTAAAAGTACACGGACAAGTGTTGCCGGCGGCGAACAAAAGCGTCGTTCTTCATGCCGAGATGGAAGACGGTGCTATTGTTTCCGGGGAGTCCAAAATCCCTTATTCCGGAAAAAGAATTAAAAAAGTATTTTTGACGCCAGAAAACGTGGAGCCGCTTCCGGAAACGATTGACGCGATTCGCTCTGCGGATTTGATCGTCATCGGCCCGGGAAGTTTATATACGAGCATTTTGCCAAATTTGCTTGTGCCGAAAATCGGCCAAGAGGTTTGCCGGGCGAAGGCGAAAAAAGTGTATATATGCAACGTGATGACCCAAGCGGGCGAGACGCTGCACTATACGGTAAGCGATCATGTCAAAGCGCTTCATGACCATATGGGATGCTTATTTCTTGATGTCGTTGTTGTCAATAACGGACATATTCCGGAAGAGATCCAACGGCGTTATGCAGAAGAGTTGGCCGAACCGGTGAAGGATGATGGCGACCGGCTCGCAGAGCTGGGAATTGAAGTGATTCGCGATAATATCGTCAGCTATGAAGACCGCGTCATCCGCCATGACACGAAAAAAGTAGCGTCGCTGCTCATTTCGCTTATTACAGCACCTCCTTCTTCTCAATGGCATGAATGA
- a CDS encoding sugar-binding transcriptional regulator yields MQSLIEAQKKLLPDLLEIMQKRYRILRYISLMQPVGRRVLSNSLGISERVLRSEVQFLKEQNLLTISSAGMSLTQEGKGLLHTLEDVMREVLGLKDLETKLKRKLHVEKIIVVAGDSDLSPWVKKEMGKACVTCMKERLANGDIVAVTGGTTMAAVAEMMTPDAKLNDLLFVPARGGLGENVENQANTICAKMAEKSSGNYRLLHVPDHLSREAYESLIEEPTVKEVLELIKSCRMVVHGIGDAITMAERRKTPNEDMAKIQARHAVAEAFGYYFNEKGEVVHKVKTVGIQLEDLPRVEHVIAVAGGSSKAKAIQAYMKRAHHSILITDEGAAKALLGE; encoded by the coding sequence ATGCAATCATTAATTGAGGCGCAAAAAAAATTATTGCCCGACCTTCTTGAAATTATGCAAAAGCGCTACCGCATCTTGCGTTACATTTCTCTCATGCAGCCAGTCGGGCGCAGAGTGTTGTCAAACAGTTTAGGAATAAGTGAGCGCGTGCTTCGTTCCGAGGTGCAGTTTTTAAAAGAGCAAAACTTGCTGACCATCAGCTCCGCTGGCATGAGTTTGACGCAGGAAGGAAAGGGATTGCTGCATACGCTTGAAGATGTCATGCGGGAAGTGTTGGGTTTAAAAGATTTAGAAACAAAATTAAAGCGAAAACTTCATGTGGAAAAAATAATTGTTGTCGCCGGGGATAGCGACCTTTCTCCTTGGGTAAAAAAAGAAATGGGGAAAGCTTGTGTAACGTGCATGAAAGAACGGCTGGCAAACGGCGACATCGTGGCAGTGACCGGAGGCACCACAATGGCTGCGGTGGCCGAGATGATGACGCCGGATGCGAAGCTGAACGATCTTTTATTTGTTCCCGCACGGGGCGGCTTAGGGGAGAATGTGGAAAACCAAGCCAATACCATTTGCGCAAAGATGGCGGAAAAATCGTCAGGAAATTACCGGCTGCTTCATGTTCCCGACCATTTAAGCCGCGAAGCGTATGAGTCTTTAATCGAAGAACCGACCGTGAAAGAAGTGCTGGAACTGATTAAATCATGCCGTATGGTCGTGCATGGAATCGGGGATGCTATTACAATGGCAGAACGCCGAAAAACCCCAAATGAAGATATGGCGAAAATTCAGGCGCGCCATGCGGTTGCTGAAGCGTTTGGCTATTACTTTAATGAAAAAGGGGAAGTAGTCCATAAAGTGAAAACGGTCGGCATCCAGCTGGAAGACCTTCCGCGCGTCGAACATGTCATCGCAGTGGCTGGCGGATCTTCCAAAGCCAAAGCCATTCAGGCGTATATGAAACGGGCGCATCATTCGATTCTCATTACTGACGAAGGTGCAGCAAAAGCGTTACTAGGGGAGTAA
- a CDS encoding HPr family phosphocarrier protein, translating into MVEKQVEVRLKTGLQARPAALFVQEANRFSSDIYLEKDGKRVNAKSIMGLMSLAISTGSVITLIADGPDENEAIEKLANYVENEK; encoded by the coding sequence ATGGTTGAGAAACAAGTAGAAGTGCGGTTGAAAACAGGATTGCAAGCGCGCCCGGCGGCGTTGTTTGTGCAGGAGGCGAACCGCTTTTCTTCCGACATCTACTTGGAAAAAGACGGGAAAAGAGTGAATGCAAAAAGCATTATGGGGCTTATGAGCCTCGCAATCAGCACCGGTTCCGTCATTACATTGATCGCTGATGGCCCGGATGAAAACGAAGCGATTGAAAAATTAGCAAATTATGTGGAAAATGAAAAATAA
- the whiA gene encoding DNA-binding protein WhiA, translating to MSFASETKKELTNLEVKPCCLKAELSALLRMNGLLSFSNRKIIVDVQTENAAIARRIYTLLKKGYEVTVELLVRKKMRLKKNNVYIVRIVDGAHELLKDLKILEEDFSLIRVISPELVKKKCCKRSYLRGAFLAGGSVNNPETSSYHLEIFSLYEEHNDSLCELMNSHFFLNAKTLERKKGFITYLKEAEKISEFLNIIGAHQALLRFEDIRIVRDMRNSVNRLVNCETANLNKTIGAALRQVENIRYIDETIGLSSLPDKLREIAELRMMYQDVTLKELGELVSGGKISKSGINHRLRKIDEIAERLRAGKPVDFHKSL from the coding sequence ATGTCATTTGCGTCAGAAACGAAAAAGGAATTAACGAATTTAGAAGTGAAACCTTGTTGCTTAAAAGCGGAATTGTCCGCGCTTCTCCGCATGAATGGTTTATTATCTTTTTCCAACCGGAAAATTATTGTCGATGTGCAAACGGAAAACGCTGCCATCGCGCGGAGAATTTACACTCTTTTAAAGAAAGGGTACGAAGTTACGGTCGAACTGTTAGTTCGAAAAAAAATGCGCCTGAAAAAAAACAATGTGTACATTGTGCGAATCGTCGACGGCGCTCACGAATTGTTAAAGGATTTAAAAATATTGGAGGAGGATTTTTCGCTGATTCGGGTCATTTCGCCAGAATTAGTGAAAAAAAAGTGCTGTAAGCGTTCTTATTTGCGCGGCGCGTTTCTCGCCGGAGGATCGGTAAACAATCCGGAAACGTCATCCTACCATTTAGAAATTTTTTCTCTTTATGAAGAACATAACGACTCATTATGTGAATTAATGAACAGCCATTTTTTTCTTAATGCTAAAACGCTGGAACGAAAAAAAGGGTTTATTACGTATTTAAAAGAGGCGGAAAAAATTTCCGAGTTTTTAAACATTATTGGCGCCCATCAAGCGTTATTGCGCTTTGAAGATATCCGCATTGTGCGCGATATGAGAAATTCGGTGAACCGCCTTGTCAATTGCGAAACAGCGAACTTAAATAAAACGATTGGCGCTGCGCTTCGCCAAGTGGAAAATATTCGCTATATTGACGAAACGATCGGATTGAGCTCCCTTCCTGATAAATTGCGGGAAATTGCGGAATTGCGGATGATGTATCAGGATGTAACGTTAAAAGAATTAGGGGAATTAGTATCCGGTGGGAAGATAAGCAAATCAGGAATCAACCACCGTCTGCGGAAAATTGATGAAATTGCGGAACGGTTGCGGGCTGGCAAGCCTGTTGATTTTCATAAATCATTATAA
- the tpiA gene encoding triose-phosphate isomerase, with the protein MRKRIIAGNWKMHKTLPEAVSFVEEVKRLVPPAEQVDSVICAPFLFLDRLVQNVQGSDLKIGAQNMHFEDKGAFTGEISPVALKDIGVAYVIIGHSERREMFAETDETVNKKVHAAFKHGLIPIVCCGETLEQRESGKTNDIVGAQVEKALAGLTAEQAKQVVIAYEPIWAIGTGKSSTAEDANEVCGHIRSVIAKIFSPEVAEAVRIQYGGSVKPENIREFLAQEHIDGALVGGASLDPKSFLQLVEAGQHE; encoded by the coding sequence ATGAGAAAACGAATTATCGCAGGAAACTGGAAAATGCATAAAACATTGCCGGAGGCAGTAAGCTTCGTGGAAGAAGTTAAACGGCTTGTGCCGCCGGCAGAACAAGTTGACTCTGTCATTTGCGCCCCTTTCTTGTTTTTAGACCGTCTTGTCCAAAATGTACAAGGCTCTGATTTAAAAATCGGTGCGCAAAACATGCATTTTGAAGACAAAGGGGCGTTTACTGGCGAAATCAGCCCGGTTGCGCTGAAAGATATCGGCGTGGCGTATGTCATTATCGGCCACTCCGAGCGCCGCGAAATGTTTGCGGAGACGGATGAAACCGTCAATAAAAAAGTGCATGCTGCCTTTAAGCATGGGCTGATTCCGATCGTCTGCTGCGGCGAAACGCTGGAACAGCGGGAAAGCGGCAAAACAAATGACATCGTCGGCGCGCAAGTTGAAAAAGCGCTTGCTGGTTTAACTGCGGAGCAAGCGAAACAAGTGGTGATCGCCTATGAGCCGATTTGGGCGATTGGCACTGGCAAATCATCGACGGCAGAAGATGCCAACGAAGTGTGCGGCCATATTCGTTCGGTCATCGCCAAAATCTTTTCTCCGGAAGTGGCTGAAGCCGTGCGCATTCAGTATGGCGGCAGCGTCAAACCGGAAAACATCCGCGAATTTTTAGCGCAAGAACATATTGATGGCGCCCTTGTCGGCGGCGCAAGCCTCGATCCGAAATCATTTTTACAATTAGTGGAGGCTGGACAGCATGAGTAA
- the gap gene encoding type I glyceraldehyde-3-phosphate dehydrogenase, with the protein MAVKIGINGFGRIGRNVFRAALKNPNIEVVAVNDLTDANTLAHLLKYDSVHGKLDAEVSVNGNNIVVNGKEIVVKAERDPAQLAWNELGVDIVVESTGRFTKREDAAKHLEAGAKKVIISAPAKNEDITIVMGVNQDKYDPANHHIISNASCTTNCLAPFAKVLHEKFGIVRGMMTTVHSYTNDQQILDLPHKDLRRARAAAESIIPTTTGAAKAVALVLPELKGKLNGMAMRVPTPNVSVVDLVAELEKEVTVEEVNAALKEAAEGELKGILAYSEEPLVSRDYNGSTVSSTIDALSTMVIEGTMVKVVSWYDNETGYSHRVVDLAEYIASKGL; encoded by the coding sequence ATGGCTGTAAAAATTGGTATTAACGGTTTTGGCCGTATAGGGCGCAACGTTTTTCGCGCAGCATTAAAAAACCCAAACATTGAAGTAGTGGCGGTTAACGACTTAACGGACGCCAACACATTGGCGCATCTTTTGAAATATGATTCTGTTCACGGCAAATTAGATGCAGAAGTGTCCGTGAATGGCAACAATATCGTTGTTAACGGAAAAGAAATCGTGGTGAAAGCAGAGCGCGACCCAGCTCAATTAGCATGGAACGAATTAGGCGTCGATATTGTCGTTGAATCGACAGGCCGTTTCACAAAACGCGAAGACGCGGCAAAACATTTGGAAGCTGGCGCGAAAAAAGTCATCATTTCTGCACCGGCGAAAAATGAAGATATTACGATCGTTATGGGTGTCAACCAAGATAAATACGATCCAGCAAACCATCACATTATTTCCAACGCTTCTTGCACAACGAACTGCTTGGCGCCATTCGCGAAAGTGCTTCATGAAAAATTTGGCATCGTCCGCGGCATGATGACGACAGTTCACTCGTATACGAACGACCAACAAATTTTGGACTTGCCTCATAAAGATTTGCGCCGCGCACGTGCTGCTGCAGAATCCATCATTCCAACGACAACAGGTGCGGCAAAAGCAGTTGCGCTTGTGTTGCCTGAATTAAAAGGCAAACTTAACGGCATGGCAATGCGCGTACCAACGCCAAATGTGTCTGTTGTCGACCTTGTTGCAGAGCTGGAAAAAGAAGTAACGGTTGAAGAAGTCAACGCAGCATTGAAAGAAGCGGCAGAAGGAGAATTAAAAGGCATTTTAGCTTACAGCGAAGAGCCGCTTGTATCGCGCGACTATAACGGTTCTACTGTATCTTCGACAATTGATGCGCTTTCGACAATGGTTATTGAAGGAACAATGGTGAAAGTAGTATCTTGGTACGATAACGAAACAGGCTATTCTCACCGCGTTGTTGATCTTGCAGAATATATCGCATCCAAAGGCTTATAA
- a CDS encoding glutaredoxin family protein, whose protein sequence is MIIRLYSKTNCPLCDKAKQVLQELQKEFAFQIKEIDIYQDDALLEKYQLMIPVVEIDGEEVGFGIIQKDVIRKRLLEARNS, encoded by the coding sequence GTGATTATCCGCTTATATTCGAAGACAAACTGTCCGTTATGTGATAAAGCAAAACAAGTGTTGCAAGAACTGCAAAAGGAATTCGCTTTTCAAATTAAGGAAATTGATATTTATCAAGATGATGCGTTGCTGGAGAAATATCAATTAATGATTCCAGTCGTTGAAATCGACGGCGAAGAAGTCGGTTTCGGCATAATTCAAAAAGATGTCATAAGAAAGCGTTTGCTTGAGGCGCGAAACAGTTGA
- the gpmI gene encoding 2,3-bisphosphoglycerate-independent phosphoglycerate mutase, translating into MSKKPVALIILDGFALREETYGNAIAQAKKPNFDRYWNEYPHSTLTACGEAVGLPEGQMGNSEVGHLNIGAGRIVYQSLTRVNIAIREGEFDRNETFLAAMNHVKEKGTNLHIFGLLSDGGVHSHINHLYALLKLAAKEGVKNVYIHGFLDGRDVGPQTAPKYIKELQEKIKEYGVGEIATLSGRYYSMDRDKRWERVEKAYRAMVYGEGPTYRDPLECIEDSYQHGIYDEFVLPSVIVREDGSPVATIKDEDAIIFYNFRPDRAIQISNTFTNEDFREFDRGPKHPKNLFFVCLTHFSETVKGYVAFKPTNLDNTIGEVLSQHGLRQLRIAETEKYPHVTYFMNGGREEKFPGEDRILINSPKVATYDLKPEMSAYEVTDALLKEIEADKYDAIILNYANPDMVGHSGKLEPTIKAIEAVDECLGKVVDAILAKGGIAIITADHGNADEVLTPDGKPQTAHTTNPVPVIVTKKGIELRKGGILGDLAPTMLDLLGLPQPKEMTGKTLIIKK; encoded by the coding sequence ATGAGTAAAAAACCAGTAGCGTTGATTATTTTAGACGGATTTGCGCTGCGCGAAGAAACGTACGGCAATGCGATCGCGCAAGCAAAAAAGCCGAACTTTGACCGTTATTGGAATGAATATCCGCACTCAACATTAACTGCATGCGGTGAAGCGGTCGGGCTTCCAGAAGGACAAATGGGCAACTCGGAAGTCGGCCACTTAAATATCGGTGCCGGCCGCATTGTATACCAAAGCTTAACGCGCGTTAACATTGCGATTCGCGAGGGAGAGTTTGACCGCAACGAAACGTTTTTAGCGGCGATGAATCATGTCAAAGAAAAAGGAACGAATTTGCACATTTTCGGCCTGCTCTCCGATGGCGGCGTGCACAGCCACATTAACCATCTGTATGCACTGTTAAAATTGGCCGCAAAAGAAGGCGTAAAAAACGTCTATATCCACGGCTTTTTAGATGGCCGTGACGTCGGTCCGCAAACGGCGCCGAAATATATTAAAGAATTACAAGAAAAAATAAAAGAGTATGGCGTCGGGGAAATCGCGACATTATCCGGCCGTTATTATTCGATGGACCGCGACAAACGGTGGGAGCGCGTTGAAAAAGCGTACCGCGCGATGGTGTATGGGGAAGGCCCAACCTACCGCGATCCGCTTGAGTGCATTGAAGATTCTTATCAACATGGCATTTATGATGAATTCGTGCTTCCATCGGTCATCGTGCGTGAAGACGGATCGCCGGTGGCGACGATTAAAGACGAAGATGCGATCATTTTCTACAACTTCCGTCCAGACCGGGCGATTCAAATTTCGAACACGTTTACGAACGAAGACTTCCGCGAGTTCGACCGTGGTCCGAAACATCCGAAAAACTTGTTCTTTGTCTGCCTGACACACTTTAGTGAAACGGTTAAAGGATATGTTGCGTTCAAACCGACAAATCTGGATAATACGATCGGGGAAGTCCTATCGCAACATGGATTGCGACAGCTTCGCATTGCGGAAACGGAAAAATACCCGCATGTGACGTACTTTATGAACGGCGGGCGGGAAGAGAAGTTTCCTGGCGAAGACCGCATTTTAATCAATTCGCCAAAAGTCGCCACATACGACTTAAAACCAGAAATGAGCGCTTACGAAGTAACCGATGCGCTTCTTAAAGAAATCGAAGCAGATAAATATGACGCGATCATTTTAAACTATGCGAACCCGGACATGGTCGGCCACTCAGGAAAATTAGAACCGACGATTAAAGCGATCGAAGCGGTGGATGAGTGTCTTGGCAAAGTCGTGGATGCGATTCTTGCAAAAGGCGGCATCGCCATTATTACCGCGGACCATGGAAATGCGGATGAAGTATTGACGCCGGATGGCAAACCGCAAACGGCGCATACGACAAATCCGGTTCCGGTGATCGTAACGAAAAAAGGCATCGAACTCCGCAAAGGTGGAATTTTAGGCGATTTAGCGCCAACCATGCTTGACTTGCTTGGCTTGCCACAGCCAAAAGAAATGACAGGAAAAACATTAATAATAAAAAAATAA
- the rpoN gene encoding RNA polymerase factor sigma-54, with the protein MRAELWQEQRLKLSLTKELTQAIELLQYSAVELQSFLYEQSLDNPFLEIRDYRLKRSYRDSSDKEKQRWIENISTHSETLSLHLIAQLPALSLSEREERVVRYMIASLDEDGYLRVEIEEIAARLAISKQEAEKALQIIQSLEPAGVGARSLQECLYLQLKRLPHRDELAEQIVQHHFSLFVEKAWKTLAKQLDIDIASLQRVWDLIRTLEPRPGIHYTKEMPHFIVPDLIIERSDEGDWRIFCNDDVHPELAWNRAYEQKISGYRDGQVQSFIKDKYRQFLWLTKSLEQRKQTLLNIMHVIVDKQKQCLEAGFAALKPLTMREVAEELGIHESTVSRAVKNKYVQTPFGTVELRRFFSNAVSSAYADDDAASSVKVKMFIKQLIEQENKQRPLSDQKIADLLHERYGVAVSRRTVAKYREQLHIPSSAKRKQYVGK; encoded by the coding sequence ATGAGGGCTGAATTATGGCAAGAACAGCGGCTGAAGTTATCACTGACAAAGGAACTGACGCAAGCAATCGAATTATTGCAATATTCCGCTGTGGAGCTGCAGTCGTTTTTATATGAACAGTCGTTGGATAACCCGTTTCTGGAAATTCGCGATTACCGGCTGAAGCGCAGCTACCGCGACTCGTCGGATAAGGAAAAGCAGCGGTGGATCGAAAATATAAGCACTCATTCAGAAACGCTTTCATTGCATTTAATCGCACAGCTTCCAGCCCTGTCACTTTCAGAACGCGAAGAACGTGTCGTACGTTATATGATCGCTTCCCTTGATGAAGATGGATATTTGCGGGTAGAGATCGAAGAGATCGCGGCACGGCTTGCTATTTCCAAACAGGAAGCGGAAAAAGCGCTGCAGATCATCCAGTCGTTAGAGCCGGCTGGCGTTGGCGCCCGCAGTTTGCAAGAATGTTTATATTTGCAGCTAAAGCGTTTGCCACATCGCGATGAGCTGGCGGAACAAATCGTACAGCATCATTTTTCGCTATTTGTCGAAAAAGCGTGGAAAACATTAGCGAAGCAGCTTGACATAGACATTGCTTCATTGCAGCGCGTATGGGATTTAATCCGCACGCTTGAGCCGCGCCCCGGCATCCATTATACAAAAGAGATGCCCCATTTCATCGTTCCTGATCTTATTATTGAACGGAGCGATGAAGGGGATTGGCGCATCTTTTGCAATGATGATGTGCATCCGGAGCTTGCCTGGAATCGGGCATATGAACAAAAAATTTCCGGCTATCGTGATGGGCAAGTGCAATCGTTTATCAAAGATAAATACCGGCAATTTTTATGGTTAACGAAAAGCTTGGAACAGCGCAAACAAACGTTGCTCAATATTATGCATGTCATTGTTGATAAACAGAAACAATGTTTGGAAGCGGGGTTTGCCGCTTTAAAGCCCCTTACGATGCGGGAAGTGGCGGAAGAGCTCGGCATTCACGAATCTACTGTCAGCCGTGCCGTGAAAAACAAATACGTGCAAACACCGTTTGGCACCGTGGAACTTCGCCGCTTTTTTTCCAACGCTGTTTCATCCGCTTATGCGGACGACGATGCCGCTTCTTCGGTAAAAGTGAAAATGTTTATTAAGCAATTAATTGAACAGGAAAATAAGCAGCGGCCGCTTTCCGACCAAAAGATCGCCGACTTGCTGCATGAGCGGTACGGTGTAGCCGTCTCACGCAGAACGGTTGCAAAATATCGCGAGCAACTGCATATTCCGTCATCGGCAAAACGAAAACAGTATGTAGGGAAGTGA
- a CDS encoding phosphoglycerate kinase, whose translation MNKKTIQDVDVKGKRVFCRVDFNVPMENGAITDDTRIRAALPTIRYLIEQGAKVILASHLGRPKGKVVEELRLNAVAERLSELLGKQVVKTDEAYGEAVKTAIAGMKEGDVLLLENVRFYPGEEKNDPELAKAFAELADIYVNDAFGAAHRAHASTEGIAHYLPAVAGFLMEKEIEVLGKALSNPERPFTAIIGGAKVKDKIGVIENLLNKVDNLIIGGGLAYTFVKALGHEVGKSLLEEDKIELAKSFMEKAKEKGVNFYMPVDAVVADRFANDANTKVVAIDAIPSDWEALDIGPKTCELYRDVIMKSKLVVWNGPMGVFEMDAFAGGTKAVAQALADAADTYSVIGGGDSAAAVEKFGLADKMDHISTGGGASLEFMEGKQLPGVVALNDK comes from the coding sequence ATGAATAAAAAAACGATTCAAGACGTGGATGTGAAAGGAAAACGGGTATTTTGCCGCGTCGACTTTAACGTGCCGATGGAAAACGGCGCGATTACGGACGACACGCGTATCCGCGCGGCACTTCCGACGATTCGTTATTTAATCGAGCAAGGGGCAAAAGTGATTTTGGCGAGCCATCTCGGCCGTCCAAAAGGAAAAGTCGTCGAAGAATTGCGCCTAAATGCAGTGGCTGAACGGTTAAGCGAGCTGCTCGGCAAACAGGTAGTGAAAACAGACGAAGCATATGGAGAGGCAGTAAAAACAGCAATCGCCGGCATGAAGGAAGGCGATGTATTGCTTCTCGAAAACGTCCGCTTTTATCCTGGGGAAGAGAAAAATGATCCAGAGTTGGCGAAAGCATTTGCTGAATTAGCGGATATTTACGTGAACGACGCATTTGGCGCTGCTCACCGCGCTCATGCTTCAACAGAAGGAATCGCACATTATTTGCCAGCGGTTGCCGGATTTTTAATGGAAAAAGAAATTGAAGTGTTAGGAAAAGCGTTGTCCAATCCAGAACGTCCATTTACGGCGATCATTGGCGGGGCGAAAGTGAAAGATAAAATTGGCGTCATTGAAAATTTGCTTAACAAAGTAGATAATTTGATTATTGGCGGCGGTCTTGCGTATACGTTTGTGAAGGCGCTCGGCCATGAAGTCGGCAAATCGCTGCTTGAAGAAGATAAAATTGAACTAGCGAAATCGTTTATGGAAAAAGCAAAAGAAAAAGGAGTCAACTTCTATATGCCGGTTGATGCCGTTGTGGCGGATCGGTTTGCGAACGATGCTAATACGAAAGTCGTTGCGATTGATGCGATTCCAAGCGATTGGGAAGCGCTCGATATCGGCCCGAAAACGTGCGAACTTTACCGTGATGTGATTATGAAATCGAAGCTTGTGGTTTGGAACGGCCCAATGGGCGTTTTTGAAATGGATGCTTTTGCCGGAGGAACAAAAGCGGTTGCCCAAGCGTTAGCGGATGCTGCCGATACATATTCGGTCATTGGCGGCGGAGATTCCGCGGCGGCGGTAGAAAAATTTGGCTTAGCAGACAAAATGGATCACATCTCTACCGGGGGCGGTGCATCGCTGGAATTTATGGAAGGAAAACAACTTCCTGGAGTGGTGGCGTTAAACGATAAATAA